A region of Cucumis melo cultivar AY chromosome 2, USDA_Cmelo_AY_1.0, whole genome shotgun sequence DNA encodes the following proteins:
- the LOC103487435 gene encoding uncharacterized protein LOC103487435 isoform X1, giving the protein MNKDWIKLQNKLSVEYREGVSQFLEVAKLHVNDSGRTRCPCKKCMNSMWESLEGVERHLLTVGISPSYVNWIYHGERVNLPRGLERVATHLHHDDEGTSNLFEQNEMLDLLNDLQVPIENEEETEEAFENEMPFDDDQQDTTSLFEDLMNEARNELYPGCSKFSSLNFLVKLMRIKVLNGWSNKSFDMLLKMLKAAFPAGTIIPTSFFEAKRKLHDLGLGYESIHACKYDCILYWKEFGDLQHCPICGESRYKVNDDKRKKIPHKVLHHFPLIPRLKRLFASEEGAFDMRWHKNNRVETDDVLRHPADAEGWKHFDREFPEFASDSRNVRLGLASGGFNPFGNMSTSYSMWPVVIIPYNLPPWKCMKESNFFMSLLIPGPRSPGKEIDVYLQPLIEELKQLWTIGVRTYDSLTGEFFQLYATLLWTFNDFPAYGDLSGWSIKGYRACPTCMEDKSSFKIRGKISFMGHRRFLPKNHIWRKSKQHDGKVECRSPPVVINGDDILQQLDSLNFPVLSKHPLKQDKKRKRALNWTKRSIFFELPYWSRLLLRHKLDVIHIEKNVCDNLVGTLLNIEEKTKDTTNARLDLQDLKIRKELHLREVGNRFVKPHATYTLTNSERIAFCKFLKSVKFPDGFISNISQCVNDNDGKIAGLKTHDCHVLLHRLLPIGVRAYLPKNVSIAVTELCGFFRDLCAKTMRISDLNRLQSDIIVILCKLERIFPPAFFDVIIHLAVHLPYETKVVGPISYSSMYPIERSLRTLKQFVRNKARPEGSIAEAYVMKELKNFCYLSGIETRFNRDDRNDDNIMDDEVFGEFEVFRQSVQPLGASTLRTLSPEEKQQVHWYILNNCKEITDYRKQHLRLIRHQAQTALDLYRRHERAFPDWFRAEVLQMRERENLFDDLFSVAMGPSSKVRSYSGCIVNGVRFHTVEHDSRRTTQNNGVMIVNKNSGDGSTDNNFYGVVDEVLDFQYVFRRRVWAFKCRWFDTDNKKSNRTRVELGCKSINTSHFWFVDELFILADEAQQVFYLDDPKYGTSWKVIQMVQNKHTSDVLEVEDVENEQLDVLEIVVGHHVDEHIEDDTLCRVDVDPTMVERSVVQHLVDNFINDDDEQLSPQNRSSDGES; this is encoded by the exons ATGAACAAAGATTGGATCAAACTTCAAAATAAATTGTcggttgagtatagagagggagtgtcCCAATTTTTAGAGGTTGCAAAGCTTCATGTTAATGATTCTGGACGAACAAGATGTCCATGCAAGAAATGTATGAACTCAATGTGGGagtcattagagggtgtggagcGACATCTATTAACAGTTGGAATATCCCCCTCGTATGTGAATTGGATATATCATGGAGAGCGAGTCAACTTGCCTAGAGGTTTAGAAAGAGTTGCAACTCATTTACATCATGatgatgaaggaactagcaaCCTTTTTGAACAGAATGAAATGTTGGATCTTCTTAATGATTTACAAGTTCCGattgaaaatgaagaagaaacagAAGAAGCTTTCGAGAATGAAATGCCCTTTGACGATGATCAACAAGATACAACAAGCTTGTTTGAGGATTTAATGAATGAAGCACGCAATGAACTATACCCTGGttgttcaaaattttcttcCTTGAACTTTTTAGTTAAATTGATGCGTATCAAAGTTCTCAACGGTTGGAGTAACAAATCCTTTGACATGTTACTAAAAATGTTAAAAGCAGCGTTTCCAGCGGGTACCATTATACCTACTTCATTTTTCGAAGCTAAACGAAAATTGCATGATTTAGGCCTGGGATATGAGTCTATTCATGCGTGTAAGTACGATTGCATATTATATTGGAAGGAATTTGGAGATTTGCAACATTGCCCAATTTGTGGTGAGTCTCGATACAAAGTTAAtgatgacaaaagaaaaaaaattccgCACAAGGTATTGCATCACTTTCCATTAATACCGAGATTAAAACGACTGTTTGCATCCGAAGAAGGCGCTTTtgacatgagatggcataaAAATAATCGAGTCGAAACAGATGATGTGCTAAggcatccagctgatgcagagggtTGGAAGCATTTTGATCGTGAATTTCCTGAATTTGCTTCAGATTCACGGAATGTTCGTTTGGGATTAGCTTCAGGTGGGTTTAATCCGTTTGGGAATATGAGTACCTCCTACAGTATGTGGCCTGTGGTGATAATTCCTTATAATTTACCAccttggaaatgcatgaaagagtctAATTTTTTCATGTCTTTGCTCATACCCGGTCCAAGATCTCCTGGTAAGGAAATTGATGTTTACCTACAACCgttgattgaggaattgaaacAATTATGGACTATTGGTGTGCGTACTTATGATTCTCTTACTGGTGAGTTCTTTCAATTATATGCAACCTTGTTGTGGACCTTTAATGATTTCCCTGCATATGGTGACTTATCCGGGTGGAGTATAAAAGGCTATCGGGCATGCCCCACATGCATGGAAGATAAATCGTCATTCAAGATAAGAGGgaaaatatctttcatgggacacCGTCGTTTTCTTCCAAAAAACCACATTTGGCGTAAAAGTAAGCAAcatgatggaaaggtagagTGTAGGTCTCCTCCAGTTGTAATAAACGGAGATGATATCTTACAACAATTAGATTCATTGAATTTTCCAGTTCTGAGTAAACACCCATTGAAgcaagataaaaaaagaaagcgAGCTCTCAATTGGACTAAGAGAAGTATCTTTTTTGAACTTCCTTACTGGTCCAGACTACTATTACGTCATAAACTGGATGTAATacatattgaaaaaaatgtttgtgacaacttggttggcacattgttgaatattgaagaaaaaacGAAAGATACCACAAATGCTCGATTAGACCTAcaagatttgaaaataagaaaggaatTACACTTAAGAGAAGTCGGTAACAGATTTGTAAAGCCACATGCAACATATACGTTGACTAATAGTGAGCGAATTGCGTTTTGCAAGTTTTTGAAGTCAGTTAAGTTTCCTGATGGATTCATTTCTAATATTTCACAATGTGTGAATGACAACGACGGGAAAATAGCAGGTCTTAAAACACACGATTGTCACGTTTTGCTACATCGACTTCTCCCTATTGGAGTTCGAGCATATCTACCGAAAAATGTGTCTATTGCTGTTACTGAATTGTGTGGATTCTTTCGTGACTTGTGTGCAAAAACGATGCGTATAAGTGATTTGAATCGATTACAATCAGATATCATAGTCATACTTTGTAAATTGGAGagaatatttccacctgccttCTTTGATGTAATAATACACCTTGCCGTTCACCTACCATATGAAACCAAAGTTGTTGGCCCGATTAGTTACAGTTCgatgtatcccattgaaagaagttTACGAACGTTAAAACAATTTGTACGGAACAAAGCACGTCCTGAGGGATCTATTGCAGAAGCATATGTGATGAAAGAATTAAAGAATTTTTGTTATCTAAGTGGGATTGAAACACGATTCAATAGAGATGATCGAAATGATGATAACATTATGGATGATGAGGTATTTGGTGAATTTGAAGTGTTTAGGCAAAGCGTACAACCATTAGGGGCGTCAACTTTACGAACTCTATCACCGGAAGAAAAACAACAAGTACATTGGTACATCCTTAACAATTGTAAAGAAATAACAGATTATCGCAA GCAACACTTGAGGTTGATACGTCATCAAGCTCAAACCGCTTTAGACTTATATAGAAGACATGAACGAGCATTTCCTGATTGGTTTAGAGCTGAG GTTCTACAAATGCGTGAGAGAGAAAACCTTTTTGATGATTTATTCTCAGTTGCAATGGGACCTTCATCTAAGGTTCGCTCTTACAGTGGATGCATTGTTAATGGGGTACGATTTCACACGGTAGAGCATGATTCTCGACGTACTACACAAAACAATGGAGTCATGATAGTCAATAAAAACAGTGGCGATGGAAGTACtgacaataatttctacggcGTTGTAGATGAAGTGTTGGACTTTCAATATGTGTTTAGACGACGTGTTTGGGCATTCAAGTGTAGATGGTTTGACACAGATAACAAGAAAAGTAATAGGACACGAGTGGAATTAGGATGCAAATCAATCAACACGTCACATTTTTGGTTTGTTGATGAACTATTCATTCTTGCGGACGAGGCACAACAAGTATTTTATCTTGATGACCCAAAATATGGTACCAGTTGGAAAGTTATTCAAATGGTCCAAAATAAACATACATCAGATGTGCTTGAAGTGGAAGATGTTGAAAATGAACAGTTGGATGTTTTGGAAATTGTTGTTGGACATCATGTAGATGAACAcattgaggatgacactctatgtAGAGTTGACGTTGATCCTACAATGGTGGAAAGATCAGTTGTTCAGCATCTTGTTGACAACTTCATAaacgatgatgatgaacaattatCTCCTCAAAACAGATCAAGCGACGGTGAATCATGA